The following proteins are co-located in the Gordonia polyisoprenivorans genome:
- a CDS encoding 2-keto-4-pentenoate hydratase, translating into MTTTPAPWSAGRVAEILLTAERSQTPRTSIRAEWPELTLDVAYAAQDIALADRLAHGEVITGIKLGLTSRAKQQQMGVDEPSVAWLTDAMALPTGLPIPRDRLIHPRAEPEIAFVLGRELRGPGVTAAQALAAVEYAMGAIEIIDSRYSGFKFSLEDAVADNNSSGVYLTGPVIRQVDELDLGLEACLLEVDGDVVDSATGSAVLGHPGEALAFAANTFGARGVTLQPGWVVLTGGMTDAVPVAPGSRVAAHFTSLGTVTVAGG; encoded by the coding sequence ATGACCACCACACCCGCGCCGTGGAGTGCCGGACGCGTCGCCGAGATCCTGCTGACAGCCGAGCGCTCGCAGACACCACGCACCTCCATCCGCGCCGAATGGCCCGAGCTGACCCTCGACGTCGCCTACGCCGCCCAGGACATCGCACTCGCCGACCGGCTCGCGCACGGCGAGGTGATCACCGGCATCAAACTGGGGCTCACCTCCCGGGCCAAACAGCAGCAGATGGGTGTCGACGAGCCGTCGGTGGCCTGGCTGACCGACGCAATGGCTCTGCCTACCGGTCTGCCGATCCCACGCGACCGGCTCATCCACCCGCGTGCCGAGCCGGAGATCGCCTTCGTCCTCGGCCGCGAACTGCGCGGCCCCGGTGTCACCGCGGCACAAGCCCTCGCGGCCGTCGAGTACGCGATGGGGGCGATCGAGATCATCGACAGCCGCTACTCGGGATTCAAGTTCAGCCTGGAAGACGCTGTTGCCGACAACAACTCGTCGGGTGTGTACCTCACCGGACCGGTGATCCGGCAGGTGGACGAACTCGATCTGGGGTTGGAGGCGTGCCTACTCGAAGTCGACGGCGACGTCGTCGACAGCGCCACCGGGTCGGCGGTGCTCGGCCACCCCGGTGAGGCACTTGCCTTTGCCGCCAACACCTTCGGGGCGCGCGGCGTCACATTGCAGCCAGGCTGGGTGGTGCTCACGGGCGGTATGACCGACGCCGTGCCGGTCGCCCCGGGCAGCCGCGTGGCTGCACACTTCACCTCGCTCGGAACCGTCACCGTGGCGGGTGGGTGA
- a CDS encoding helix-turn-helix transcriptional regulator: MAERAQSMDPGRIPDSWPVLSLDTRQLDAAEGRNEWRSALGTLYAEMDVDWPTTRNELDAEWGGRPVGDLHVSSIRCDAQTVIRTPAMIESDSCPDFLVCVVTEGQVEVRQNGRSAVVSGGAFVLMDLAAPFVFDAPTRFRQVVVRVPGRLVEGRLPEALAARVTARAFDPADDGASAIIGRVLTDMAVTELPAATAVPFASSAISMLSATILESAPIVRPADGYRAQDLARIEKVIADNLHDADLTVSDVAHLSGMSLRNLQKLAQGAGRTANGWLYEARIERAKHLLATTGDPVATISEYVGFRDVSHFGRLFRKQVGTSPGRFRTG; the protein is encoded by the coding sequence ATGGCTGAACGCGCACAGTCGATGGACCCTGGACGCATACCGGATTCCTGGCCGGTGCTCTCGCTCGACACCCGGCAGCTCGACGCCGCCGAGGGCCGCAACGAGTGGCGCAGTGCGCTGGGCACCCTCTACGCCGAGATGGACGTCGACTGGCCCACGACCCGGAACGAACTCGACGCCGAATGGGGTGGACGTCCGGTCGGCGATCTGCACGTCAGCTCCATCCGCTGTGATGCGCAAACCGTGATCCGAACTCCGGCGATGATCGAATCCGACTCCTGCCCAGACTTTCTGGTGTGTGTGGTGACCGAGGGTCAGGTGGAGGTGCGCCAGAACGGCAGGAGTGCGGTCGTCTCGGGCGGAGCCTTTGTGCTGATGGACCTGGCCGCGCCGTTCGTCTTCGACGCCCCGACCCGGTTCCGGCAAGTGGTGGTACGGGTACCGGGCAGGCTGGTGGAGGGGCGGTTGCCCGAGGCGCTCGCCGCGCGGGTCACCGCCCGCGCCTTCGACCCTGCCGACGACGGGGCATCGGCGATCATCGGCCGGGTGCTGACTGACATGGCGGTCACCGAGTTGCCTGCGGCCACCGCGGTCCCGTTCGCGTCGTCGGCGATCAGCATGCTCTCGGCGACGATCCTCGAGTCCGCGCCCATCGTGCGCCCGGCTGACGGATATCGCGCGCAGGACCTCGCCCGCATCGAGAAGGTCATCGCCGACAACCTCCACGACGCCGACCTGACCGTCTCCGACGTTGCCCATCTCAGCGGGATGTCGCTGCGCAACCTGCAGAAACTTGCGCAGGGGGCGGGGCGCACTGCCAACGGCTGGCTGTACGAGGCCCGGATCGAGCGCGCCAAGCACCTGCTCGCGACGACCGGGGATCCGGTCGCCACGATCAGTGAGTACGTGGGATTTCGTGACGTGTCGCATTTCGGTCGTCTGTTCCGTAAGCAGGTGGGTACGAGTCCGGGCCGGTTCCGAACCGGGTGA
- a CDS encoding 2Fe-2S iron-sulfur cluster-binding protein: MTATTAATHRVRVGTTTLEVAPDQTILDAALRANAWIPHSCTQGTCGSCKLSVVCGRVDHRDSPEYTLTADERERGMALACMATPCGEVTVEPIGAIDESIPRHPLRDHCGTLAEITEIADHTRRLVVDLDDDMAFNAGQYCELVVPSTGTTPGTVVTRQYSMANPPSETRRLEFHIKLTPGGAATERWIFSTLAVGDRLRLRGPLGQFHLVAEQTGPGILIGGGTGLAPLCSIASHALEHNLIPEIHLYHGGRRRADLYDVERFTALAATDSRFHYHPVLSEQEWDGATGLVTDAVLADFSSCKGMSGFLCGPPPMVQAGIKALKRRRMAPRMIFREEFTPAIPATTPQE, from the coding sequence GTGACCGCCACCACCGCCGCAACCCACCGGGTGCGGGTCGGCACAACCACTCTCGAGGTGGCCCCGGACCAGACCATCCTGGACGCAGCGCTACGCGCGAACGCCTGGATTCCGCACTCCTGCACGCAGGGCACGTGTGGGTCGTGCAAGCTGTCGGTGGTGTGCGGGCGCGTCGATCACCGCGACTCCCCCGAATACACCTTGACCGCCGACGAACGCGAACGTGGAATGGCGTTGGCGTGCATGGCCACTCCGTGCGGCGAGGTGACGGTCGAGCCGATCGGAGCCATCGACGAATCGATCCCACGGCATCCGCTGCGCGATCACTGCGGCACCCTCGCCGAGATCACCGAGATCGCCGACCACACGCGGCGACTCGTGGTCGATCTCGACGACGACATGGCGTTCAACGCCGGCCAGTACTGCGAACTCGTCGTCCCGTCCACCGGCACAACCCCGGGTACCGTTGTGACACGGCAGTATTCGATGGCCAACCCGCCCTCGGAAACGCGCAGACTGGAGTTCCACATCAAACTCACCCCCGGCGGGGCAGCCACCGAACGGTGGATCTTCTCGACCCTGGCCGTCGGTGATCGTCTCCGCCTGCGCGGGCCGTTGGGGCAATTCCATCTCGTGGCCGAGCAGACCGGACCAGGCATCCTCATCGGCGGCGGCACCGGGCTCGCACCGCTGTGCTCCATCGCCTCACACGCCCTGGAGCACAATCTGATTCCTGAAATCCATCTTTATCACGGCGGGCGTCGGCGCGCTGACCTCTACGACGTCGAGCGCTTCACCGCGCTCGCCGCCACCGACAGCAGGTTCCACTATCACCCGGTGCTCAGTGAGCAGGAGTGGGACGGTGCCACCGGCCTGGTCACCGACGCCGTCCTCGCCGACTTCTCCTCATGCAAGGGCATGAGCGGATTCCTCTGTGGCCCACCACCGATGGTGCAGGCCGGTATCAAAGCACTCAAGCGCCGGCGGATGGCGCCGCGCATGATCTTCCGTGAAGAATTCACCCCCGCCATCCCGGCGACCACACCCCAGGAGTGA
- a CDS encoding flavin reductase family protein: protein MTAVGPDTDGEVSATPLRMRKALGRFASGVTIVTTAEAGDGGTADGDTVHGMTANAFTSVSLDPPLVLVSIANRAKMNAKIADTGRYGVSILASDQEPLSLHFAGAASEPDLVRFTWRRGVPLLDGALVHLSCTVTDSHPAGDHTLHVGRVEELWFDDGHPLLFYTGSFRALELQGDQGWGF, encoded by the coding sequence ATGACCGCCGTCGGCCCCGACACCGACGGTGAGGTGAGCGCGACACCGCTGCGGATGCGTAAGGCCTTGGGGCGCTTCGCCAGCGGGGTGACCATCGTGACCACCGCCGAAGCCGGGGACGGGGGTACCGCGGACGGGGACACCGTGCACGGGATGACCGCCAATGCGTTCACCTCGGTCTCCCTCGATCCGCCGCTGGTCCTCGTCTCCATCGCCAACCGGGCGAAGATGAACGCCAAGATCGCCGACACCGGCCGATACGGGGTGTCGATCCTCGCCAGCGATCAGGAACCGCTGTCTCTGCATTTCGCCGGCGCGGCAAGCGAACCCGATCTGGTCAGGTTCACCTGGCGTCGCGGCGTCCCGCTGCTCGACGGCGCACTGGTCCACCTGTCATGCACCGTCACCGACTCCCACCCCGCAGGCGATCACACACTGCACGTGGGTCGGGTCGAGGAACTCTGGTTCGACGACGGTCATCCACTCCTGTTCTACACCGGCAGTTTTCGAGCGCTGGAGCTGCAGGGCGATCAGGGCTGGGGCTTCTAG
- a CDS encoding aldehyde dehydrogenase translates to MTTTDTPQTVRHLIGDNWVDASDGSTFESLDPHDGSLLATVARGTADDGSAAIDAARVAFDDGPWPQMSPKERAAILHSVADAVDDHRDELALLETRDGGKTITQSLHAEIPRVAHNLRFFADYVSMAANEAYPDGDLLSYVLYPPAGVVSAISPWNAPLMLATWKIAPALAFGNTVVLKPAPQTPLTAHRFAEIALAAGLPAGVLNVVHGFGGDEVAGPLTSDPRVDRITFTGSSATGVHILRAAAAHHTPVSAEMGGKSANIVFEDADLDVAVPMSIRAIFGGNGQVCLSGSRLLVQNSIREEFLARFAEEASKLVVGDPKDPGSFMGPLIEQRHLEKVAGYVDLAQEEGGKVITGGERLTGPAHAAGFYYPPTVITGLTNDSRTAREEIFGPVETVLGFDTEDEALRIANDSPYGLAGILFTDNLNRAHRLAARWKAGTVWINTFFERDLRLPFGGEGISGLGREGGQYSREFFTEPRAVTIRLRR, encoded by the coding sequence ATGACCACGACCGACACTCCGCAGACTGTTCGGCACCTGATCGGCGATAACTGGGTCGACGCATCCGATGGATCGACCTTCGAATCCCTTGATCCGCATGATGGTTCGCTGCTGGCGACCGTCGCACGTGGAACAGCCGATGACGGGTCCGCCGCCATCGACGCCGCGCGTGTGGCGTTCGATGACGGACCGTGGCCGCAAATGTCGCCGAAGGAACGTGCCGCGATCCTGCATTCCGTCGCCGATGCCGTCGACGATCACCGAGACGAGTTGGCGCTGCTCGAGACTCGTGATGGGGGTAAGACCATCACGCAGTCGCTGCACGCCGAGATCCCGCGGGTGGCCCACAATCTGCGGTTCTTCGCCGACTACGTGTCGATGGCCGCCAACGAGGCCTACCCGGACGGTGATCTGCTGTCCTATGTGCTGTATCCACCTGCCGGTGTGGTGTCGGCGATCAGTCCGTGGAACGCTCCGCTGATGCTGGCGACGTGGAAGATCGCCCCCGCGTTGGCTTTCGGCAATACCGTTGTCCTCAAGCCGGCACCACAAACCCCATTGACCGCGCACCGATTCGCCGAGATCGCGCTGGCGGCCGGGCTGCCGGCGGGAGTGCTCAACGTCGTCCACGGTTTCGGTGGCGACGAGGTGGCCGGTCCGCTGACCAGTGACCCGCGGGTGGATCGCATCACCTTCACCGGATCGAGTGCCACCGGCGTGCACATCCTGCGTGCCGCCGCCGCCCATCACACCCCGGTCTCGGCGGAGATGGGTGGCAAGTCGGCGAACATCGTCTTCGAGGACGCGGATCTCGATGTGGCAGTGCCGATGTCGATTCGCGCGATCTTCGGCGGCAACGGTCAGGTCTGCCTGTCCGGTTCGCGTCTGCTGGTACAGAACTCGATTCGCGAGGAGTTCCTGGCGCGCTTCGCCGAGGAGGCGAGCAAGCTCGTCGTCGGCGACCCCAAGGACCCCGGCAGCTTCATGGGTCCGCTCATCGAACAACGCCACCTCGAGAAGGTCGCCGGCTACGTCGACCTCGCGCAGGAAGAGGGCGGCAAGGTCATCACCGGTGGCGAGCGTCTCACCGGGCCCGCACACGCCGCCGGGTTCTACTACCCGCCGACGGTGATCACCGGGCTCACCAACGACTCCCGGACGGCACGTGAAGAGATCTTCGGGCCGGTGGAGACCGTACTGGGCTTCGACACCGAGGACGAGGCGTTGCGCATCGCCAACGACTCGCCCTACGGTCTGGCCGGAATCCTGTTCACCGACAACCTCAATCGCGCCCACCGATTGGCCGCACGCTGGAAGGCCGGGACCGTCTGGATCAACACGTTCTTCGAACGCGACCTGCGCCTGCCGTTCGGTGGCGAAGGCATCTCCGGGCTGGGCAGAGAGGGCGGACAGTACTCGCGTGAGTTCTTCACCGAACCACGCGCGGTGACCATCCGGTTGCGGCGATGA
- a CDS encoding EthD family reductase — MYVITVIYHHPDDPAAFDEYYSSAHRPLAEAINGLTALSVSRCESLDESPPAEYVIARLVFATKDDALKGLSSPEGQAAAGDVANFATGGATMLFGEAPA, encoded by the coding sequence ATGTATGTCATCACCGTCATCTACCACCACCCCGACGATCCCGCCGCCTTCGACGAGTACTACTCCTCGGCGCATCGTCCCCTTGCCGAGGCGATCAACGGCCTCACGGCTCTATCGGTAAGCCGATGCGAATCGCTCGACGAGTCACCGCCCGCCGAGTACGTGATTGCCCGCTTGGTCTTCGCTACCAAAGACGATGCGCTCAAGGGCCTTTCGTCGCCGGAGGGACAAGCAGCCGCAGGCGACGTCGCGAACTTCGCCACCGGTGGGGCCACCATGCTCTTCGGCGAGGCCCCCGCCTGA
- a CDS encoding tautomerase family protein → MPFIDVTIAAGRSPEQIRDLQHELTAAAHRALGAPIANIRVVVREVPATHWAAGDVTIAEREANTRG, encoded by the coding sequence ATGCCGTTCATCGACGTCACCATCGCCGCCGGCCGCTCGCCCGAGCAGATCCGCGATCTCCAGCATGAGCTGACCGCCGCCGCCCACCGCGCGCTGGGAGCGCCCATCGCCAACATCCGGGTGGTGGTGCGCGAGGTCCCCGCAACCCACTGGGCGGCAGGCGATGTCACCATCGCCGAGCGGGAGGCGAACACGCGGGGTTAG
- a CDS encoding SDR family NAD(P)-dependent oxidoreductase: MTATGSGTCVVVGATGAMGSVITQRLTDRGHRVLAVARSAYDLEKLAAGNPLVHACPTDIGDDGAVDDIRAALAQPALDGPLRMAIFAAGLPVKGSVDAIAPAALATAANIKVAGTVRLLHGVRERMGPGSRFVAIAGSLGIEPGPLDAGPGTANAALLNLMRQISALYGPKGVTVHTIVPGPIDTPRLRALVDSEVEQTGRRPEEIWERYRAKTTLGRLPTLDEIAWLVEMLLAPQADVLHGAVLTADGGVRHGVL; encoded by the coding sequence ATGACCGCTACCGGCTCGGGCACCTGCGTCGTCGTCGGCGCCACCGGTGCCATGGGATCGGTCATCACCCAACGGTTGACCGACCGCGGTCACCGCGTGCTCGCGGTGGCGCGTTCGGCATACGACCTGGAGAAACTCGCCGCAGGCAACCCGCTCGTCCACGCGTGCCCCACAGACATCGGCGACGACGGGGCGGTCGACGACATCCGGGCGGCGCTCGCGCAACCGGCGCTCGACGGGCCGTTACGCATGGCAATTTTCGCGGCCGGACTACCGGTCAAGGGGTCGGTCGATGCGATCGCACCGGCGGCGCTGGCGACCGCGGCCAACATCAAGGTCGCCGGCACGGTACGGCTGCTCCACGGGGTGCGCGAACGGATGGGTCCGGGGTCGCGGTTCGTCGCGATCGCCGGGTCGCTCGGCATCGAACCCGGACCGCTCGACGCCGGGCCGGGTACCGCCAATGCCGCATTGCTGAATCTGATGCGTCAGATCTCGGCGCTCTACGGACCCAAGGGCGTCACGGTGCACACCATCGTCCCCGGACCGATCGACACCCCGCGGCTGCGTGCCCTCGTCGATTCCGAGGTCGAGCAGACCGGTCGCCGACCCGAGGAGATCTGGGAGCGCTACCGCGCCAAGACGACGCTGGGCCGGCTGCCGACTCTCGATGAAATCGCCTGGCTCGTCGAGATGCTGCTCGCTCCGCAGGCCGATGTGCTGCACGGCGCGGTACTGACCGCCGATGGCGGGGTTCGCCACGGCGTTCTCTAG
- a CDS encoding 4-hydroxyphenylacetate 3-hydroxylase family protein, whose translation MTTAPLAERTRTGLNDVRPMTGDEYLESLRDGREIYFRGERVDDVTTHPAFRNSARSVARMYDALHQPDAQGVLAVPTDTGNGGFTHPFFKTAHTSEDLVVARDAIVTWQREVYGWMGRSPDYKASFLGTLGANADFYGDYRQNALDWYKKSQERVLYLNHAIVNPPIDRDKPADETADVCIHVVEETDTGLIVSGAKVVATGSAITNANFIAHYGLPLRKKEFGLIFTVPMYSPGLKLLCRTSYEMNAAVMGSPFDYPLSSRFDENDAIMVFDRVLVPWENVFAYDVETTNNFVMRSGFLNRFMFHGCARLAVKLDFIAGCVMKGVEMTGSAGFRGVQMQIGEILNWRDMFWGLSDAMAKSPDEWVNGAVQPNLNYGLAYRTFMGVGYPRVKEIIQQVLGSGLIYLNSHADDWGNPEIAGYLNQYVRGSHGIAAIDRVQLLKLLWDAVGTEFGGRHELYERNYGGDHEAVRFQTLFAYQGSGQDVALKGFAEQCMSEYDVDGWTRPDLINNDDLHIVRDAR comes from the coding sequence ATGACCACCGCACCCCTTGCCGAGCGCACCCGTACCGGACTCAACGACGTCCGGCCGATGACCGGTGATGAGTACCTCGAATCGTTGCGTGACGGACGCGAGATCTATTTCCGCGGAGAACGCGTCGACGACGTCACCACCCATCCGGCATTCCGGAATTCCGCGCGCTCGGTGGCCCGTATGTACGACGCGCTGCATCAGCCCGACGCGCAGGGTGTACTGGCGGTGCCGACCGATACCGGCAACGGTGGTTTCACCCACCCGTTCTTCAAGACCGCCCACACCTCCGAAGACCTCGTCGTCGCCCGCGACGCCATCGTCACCTGGCAGCGCGAGGTCTACGGCTGGATGGGGCGCTCCCCCGACTACAAGGCGTCGTTTCTGGGCACACTGGGCGCCAACGCCGATTTCTACGGCGACTACCGGCAGAACGCGTTGGACTGGTACAAGAAGTCGCAGGAACGCGTCCTGTACCTCAATCACGCGATCGTGAACCCGCCGATCGATCGTGACAAGCCGGCCGACGAGACCGCCGACGTCTGCATCCACGTCGTCGAGGAGACCGACACAGGGCTGATCGTCTCGGGCGCCAAGGTCGTGGCCACCGGGTCGGCCATCACCAATGCCAACTTCATCGCGCACTACGGATTGCCGCTGCGCAAGAAGGAATTCGGCCTCATCTTCACCGTGCCGATGTATTCGCCGGGCCTGAAGCTGTTGTGCCGTACCTCGTATGAGATGAATGCGGCGGTGATGGGCTCGCCGTTCGACTACCCGTTGTCGAGCCGCTTCGACGAGAACGACGCCATCATGGTCTTCGATCGGGTGCTGGTTCCGTGGGAGAACGTCTTCGCATACGACGTCGAAACCACCAACAACTTCGTCATGCGGTCGGGCTTTTTGAACCGCTTCATGTTCCACGGCTGCGCCCGCCTGGCCGTCAAACTCGATTTCATCGCCGGATGCGTCATGAAGGGTGTGGAGATGACCGGCTCGGCCGGTTTCCGAGGCGTGCAGATGCAGATCGGCGAGATCCTCAACTGGCGCGACATGTTCTGGGGGCTCTCCGACGCGATGGCCAAGTCCCCGGACGAGTGGGTCAACGGCGCCGTGCAGCCCAACCTGAACTACGGCCTCGCCTACCGCACCTTCATGGGCGTCGGGTATCCGCGGGTCAAGGAGATCATCCAACAGGTCCTCGGGTCGGGGTTGATCTATCTGAATTCGCACGCCGACGACTGGGGAAACCCCGAGATCGCCGGCTACCTCAACCAGTACGTTCGCGGCTCCCACGGCATCGCGGCGATCGATCGTGTGCAGCTGCTCAAACTGCTCTGGGATGCGGTCGGCACCGAATTCGGCGGGCGCCACGAACTCTACGAGCGCAACTACGGCGGAGATCACGAAGCCGTCCGATTCCAGACGCTGTTCGCCTATCAGGGCAGCGGCCAGGACGTGGCGCTCAAGGGGTTCGCCGAACAGTGCATGTCGGAGTACGACGTGGACGGGTGGACCCGACCGGATCTGATCAACAACGACGACCTGCACATCGTGCGGGATGCGCGATGA
- a CDS encoding IclR family transcriptional regulator, translating to MAALQTVQKIGPVLDLFTVERPEWGVTEVASAIGVPRSSAHALLASLVDIGLLQCRSRGRYRIGWRIVELNQTLQGTVDVRTCAAPILRSLSEKYGETAHLAIMERYRVMYVDKVVGTHVINVSGARIGAHLDAHCSAVGKALLAHRHPGEIERNVLNSPLHRYTASTITSAAELTRELKAVLRHGCAFDNGEAVADVNCVAAPIRDEMGVVVAAISITAPASRFVPTQQEFRRAVIGAANAVTKSLTASVPAEIAPDTQVSALHAIAG from the coding sequence ATGGCAGCACTACAAACGGTTCAGAAGATCGGTCCGGTCCTGGACCTCTTCACCGTCGAACGCCCGGAGTGGGGTGTCACCGAGGTGGCCTCGGCCATCGGCGTCCCCCGTTCGAGCGCACACGCACTGTTGGCGTCCCTGGTCGACATCGGGCTCTTGCAGTGCCGATCGCGGGGTAGGTATCGCATCGGTTGGCGGATCGTCGAACTCAATCAGACCCTGCAGGGCACCGTCGATGTGCGTACCTGCGCCGCACCGATCCTCCGCTCACTGTCGGAGAAGTACGGCGAGACCGCACATCTGGCGATCATGGAGCGTTATCGCGTGATGTACGTCGACAAGGTCGTCGGCACACATGTCATCAATGTGTCCGGCGCGCGGATCGGCGCACACCTCGACGCGCACTGCAGCGCCGTCGGCAAGGCCTTGCTGGCCCACCGCCATCCCGGTGAGATCGAACGCAACGTCCTCAACAGTCCGTTGCACCGCTATACCGCGTCAACGATCACCAGCGCTGCCGAGCTCACCAGGGAGCTCAAAGCCGTTCTGCGTCATGGTTGCGCCTTCGACAATGGCGAGGCCGTCGCCGACGTGAATTGTGTGGCCGCACCCATCCGCGACGAGATGGGCGTGGTGGTGGCGGCGATCTCGATCACCGCCCCCGCCAGCCGATTCGTGCCCACGCAACAGGAGTTCCGGCGCGCGGTGATCGGCGCGGCGAACGCGGTCACCAAGTCCCTCACGGCATCGGTACCCGCCGAGATCGCCCCCGACACCCAGGTGTCCGCGCTCCACGCGATCGCCGGATGA
- a CDS encoding 2-keto-4-pentenoate hydratase, translated as MTDDVARTAEDLLGAYRARRPIEPIADRFVDAPLSLAYEIALAQVEDWVKHGDTIKGHKVGLASRAIQRQMGVSQPDFGHLTASMFHLENAPIPARTFIQPRIEPEVAFVLGKPLRGPGVTIADAAAAVDFVLPSLEIVDSRIHDWKIGIFDTVADNASSGGVVLGSRPTRLTEVDLRLTGVNLHVNGELIATGAGGAVLGSPLNALVWLANTVGPLGVTLEPGHVVLPGSMTKAVPISPGDTIVADFAAIGSVTAVLEGAQ; from the coding sequence ATGACCGATGACGTTGCACGGACCGCCGAGGACCTGCTCGGTGCCTATCGCGCCAGACGACCGATCGAGCCCATTGCCGACCGGTTCGTGGACGCACCGCTGTCCCTCGCCTACGAGATCGCACTCGCGCAGGTCGAGGACTGGGTGAAGCACGGCGACACCATCAAAGGACACAAGGTGGGGTTGGCCTCCCGCGCCATCCAACGCCAGATGGGGGTTTCCCAGCCCGATTTCGGTCATCTCACCGCGAGCATGTTCCACCTCGAGAATGCCCCCATCCCGGCACGTACGTTCATCCAGCCGCGGATCGAGCCGGAGGTGGCCTTCGTCCTCGGAAAGCCGCTGCGCGGACCGGGGGTCACCATCGCCGACGCCGCCGCCGCCGTCGACTTCGTGTTGCCCTCACTGGAGATCGTCGACTCCCGCATCCACGACTGGAAGATCGGGATCTTCGACACCGTCGCCGACAACGCGTCGTCGGGTGGGGTGGTGCTGGGCAGCCGGCCGACGAGACTCACTGAGGTCGATCTGCGGTTGACCGGGGTCAACCTGCACGTCAACGGCGAACTCATCGCGACCGGAGCCGGTGGTGCCGTACTCGGTTCGCCGCTGAACGCATTGGTGTGGCTGGCCAACACTGTCGGGCCGCTCGGGGTCACCCTCGAACCCGGCCACGTGGTGCTGCCCGGCTCGATGACCAAGGCCGTGCCCATCTCCCCGGGCGACACGATCGTTGCCGACTTCGCCGCAATCGGCAGCGTCACCGCAGTTCTGGAAGGAGCACAATGA
- a CDS encoding tautomerase family protein produces the protein MPVAHFHLPSGAATPEQERQLLIEASQVYAAVLDSPIERVRTFVVHHEATRMAVAGQLVADSGVVAPYFTAIVLAGRPVAQRQRLLLAFTDLIAEVLDVDRAGVRGQIIEVAPENWGIGGLPASGARAGEIAARASSGA, from the coding sequence ATGCCGGTGGCGCACTTTCATCTTCCCTCCGGTGCCGCGACACCGGAACAGGAGCGGCAACTGCTCATCGAGGCGTCACAAGTGTATGCGGCAGTGTTGGACTCGCCGATCGAGCGAGTTCGCACCTTCGTGGTGCACCACGAGGCCACCCGGATGGCGGTGGCCGGGCAGCTCGTTGCCGACAGCGGCGTCGTCGCACCGTACTTCACCGCCATCGTGTTGGCCGGGCGCCCGGTCGCCCAGCGACAACGGTTGTTGCTGGCGTTCACCGACCTGATCGCCGAAGTCCTCGACGTCGACCGGGCGGGGGTACGCGGCCAGATCATCGAGGTGGCCCCGGAGAACTGGGGCATCGGCGGGCTGCCGGCGTCGGGAGCCCGCGCCGGGGAAATCGCGGCGCGGGCCTCGAGCGGAGCCTAA